GCGTGCCGTGGCAAGCGGTTCTAATGTGCAACTGAGCCTCGCAGGGCGCTTGGCTTCGGGCACCTATGTGCTGCGCATGTCGGGCAATGATGCCCGTGAGGAGCAGCGCATCGTGATTCGCTGAGCTACCTGATTTGTTTTCTGCGGGGCGGCCTATTGGGCCGCCCCGCTTGTTTTCCGGAAAGCACACCCCGGATGTGGATAAATCGTTCGATGAATCGGACGAAACGTGCTGCGAGTGACGGAATATTTGCCCCCTAAAGCAAGCGGCGAATCGAATTCTCGCACCGTCTCTGCTTCAACGCCTCTCACTGAGGCGACTCCTACAATCCCAAACCCCACAACATGATCCGACGTTTCCTCTTCAGTTTGATCGCGGCTTGCGGCCTTGCCCCGATGGCGGCTCTTGCGCAGCCCGCCAACGACGATTGCGCTGGTGCCATTGAACTCATCCCCGGTGCCACATGCACGCCCGTTGCTGGCGATGTGGTTAGCGCCCAGAGCATCCCCGGAACGGTGCTCTGCGATGGCTTCAATGCCACGCCCGATGATGATGTCTGGTACAAGTTCACGGCTACCGCAACTGCGCACCTGATCCGAGTTCAGAGCAGCGCCAGCTTCGATGCGGTGATCCAATTGCTCGTCGGTGCCTGCAACGGCACGCCCATCGATTGCCAAGACATCGTAGGCGCAAACAGTCTTGAAGTGCTCGCCGCCGGCGGATTGACCATCGGCACCGAGTACCTCGTGCGTGTCTTCTCCTACGGCGCTACGATTCCGGCAACCACGACCTTCACGATCTGCATCACCGAAGGCGTTGTGCCAGCGAACGATGATTGCGCGAACGCCATTGAACTCATACCCAATCCCACCTGCAACCCCGTTTCGGGCACAACGGAGAATGCCACTGCGAGCATAAGCGGCTTGGTGAATTGCTCCGGATTCCTGGCCAACCCGAACGATGATGTCTGGTACCGCTTCGTGGCTACCAGCACCACCCACACGTTGAATGTGACTCCGAGCGCGGGCTTCGACCCTGTGGTTCAACTGCGCGATGGCTCTGCGGGCTGCAATGGCGCGCCGATTATTTGCTTAGCTGAGGGTTCCACCGGCGTGGCCGTGAACTTGAACCTTACCGTCTCGTCGTAGGCAATACCTACTATCTGCGTGTTTTCCACTACGCTGCTGCCAACCCCACTACGCCCACCTTCACGATCTGCCTGCAGGGACCTGCGCCGGCCACCTGTGATGCCGATGCGAGCACCCTTTCGCCGAACCGCCCGGAGGTTTGCTTTGAAGATGGCCCCACGCTGATCGACGCGGCATTCGATGAGCTGCCTACT
The sequence above is drawn from the Flavobacteriales bacterium genome and encodes:
- a CDS encoding T9SS type A sorting domain-containing protein, with the protein product MYPNPTDGDLVVRTGSLHGSVLIEVLDAVGRVAYAEQRAVASGSNVQLSLAGRLASGTYVLRMSGNDAREEQRIVIR